A stretch of the Saccharolobus caldissimus genome encodes the following:
- a CDS encoding 30S ribosomal protein S24e codes for MSSQAKIKISDKAEGIIERDYQNNVIGRRELTLKVYHMGSGTPSRKEIIKAVVESLGVKDNLVVVRKISTVYGAGISNVKLHVYNSREVLEKIEPKYLLDRDAGTKQKKGGGKGAQKGASQSSS; via the coding sequence ATGTCATCACAAGCTAAGATAAAAATCTCAGATAAAGCAGAAGGAATTATAGAAAGAGATTATCAAAATAATGTAATTGGAAGACGTGAATTAACATTAAAAGTCTATCATATGGGAAGTGGGACTCCTTCTAGGAAAGAGATAATAAAAGCAGTAGTGGAAAGTTTAGGAGTAAAAGATAATTTAGTTGTAGTTAGAAAAATATCTACAGTTTACGGTGCTGGAATTAGTAATGTGAAGTTACATGTCTATAATTCGCGTGAGGTACTAGAGAAAATTGAGCCAAAATACTTATTAGATAGAGACGCAGGAACTAAACAAAAGAAGGGAGGAGGTAAAGGTGCCCAAAAAGGAGCAAGTCAAAGCAGTAGTTAG
- a CDS encoding 30S ribosomal protein S27ae — METQELNKRREEVKVPKKEQVKAVVRTYYVIEGDKIKLKNKKCPRCGSIMAHHMKPYERWACGKCGYTEFISAGKKK; from the coding sequence ATAGAGACGCAGGAACTAAACAAAAGAAGGGAGGAGGTAAAGGTGCCCAAAAAGGAGCAAGTCAAAGCAGTAGTTAGAACATATTATGTTATAGAAGGAGATAAGATAAAGTTAAAGAATAAGAAATGTCCTAGATGTGGAAGTATAATGGCTCATCATATGAAACCCTATGAAAGATGGGCATGCGGAAAATGCGGTTACACTGAATTTATAAGCGCAGGTAAGAAAAAATAA
- the kae1 gene encoding KEOPS complex N(6)-L-threonylcarbamoyladenine synthase Kae1 codes for MLVLGIESTAHTFGVGIATDRPPYILANEKDTFVPKEGGMKPGDLLRHHAEVSSTILKRALEKAKLSIKEIDYIAVALGPGIGPALRVGATLARALALKFNKKLIPINHGIAHIEIGYLSTQAKDPLILYLSGGNTIITTFYKGKFRTFGETLDIALGNMMDVFVREVKLAPPYVVNGKHVIDICADKGSKLLDLPYVVKGQDMSYSGLLTAALRLVGKEKLEDICYTVREIAFDMLLEATERALALTSKKELLVVGGVAASVSLRKKLEELGKEWNIEIKVVPPEFAGDNGAMIAYTGVLAASKNVFIDIDKSYVRPRWRVDEVEIPWRN; via the coding sequence ATGTTAGTACTAGGCATAGAATCTACAGCACATACTTTCGGAGTTGGTATAGCTACAGATAGACCACCTTATATATTAGCTAATGAAAAAGATACCTTTGTACCCAAAGAAGGAGGAATGAAGCCAGGTGATTTACTTAGGCACCATGCCGAAGTATCATCAACGATCCTTAAAAGGGCACTAGAAAAGGCCAAATTAAGTATTAAAGAGATAGATTATATAGCAGTAGCTTTAGGTCCAGGGATAGGTCCTGCATTAAGAGTAGGTGCAACTTTAGCAAGAGCTTTAGCACTTAAGTTTAATAAAAAGCTAATTCCTATAAATCATGGTATAGCCCATATAGAAATAGGATACTTGTCGACTCAAGCTAAAGACCCGTTAATCCTTTATTTATCGGGTGGAAATACAATTATAACCACTTTTTATAAGGGTAAATTCAGAACATTTGGGGAAACTCTCGATATAGCTTTAGGAAACATGATGGACGTTTTCGTAAGGGAAGTGAAACTGGCACCCCCTTATGTAGTTAATGGGAAACATGTGATTGATATATGTGCAGATAAGGGTAGTAAGTTATTAGATCTTCCTTATGTAGTTAAGGGTCAGGATATGTCATATTCTGGGCTGTTAACTGCAGCATTAAGATTAGTAGGAAAAGAGAAATTAGAAGATATTTGTTACACAGTAAGAGAGATAGCTTTTGACATGCTCCTTGAAGCTACTGAAAGGGCCTTAGCACTAACATCAAAGAAGGAATTATTAGTAGTTGGTGGTGTTGCGGCGAGTGTAAGTTTAAGGAAGAAATTGGAAGAATTAGGAAAAGAATGGAATATAGAAATTAAAGTAGTTCCGCCTGAATTTGCAGGAGATAATGGAGCAATGATAGCCTATACTGGTGTTTTAGCTGCATCAAAAAATGTATTTATAGACATTGATAAATCCTACGTAAGGCCTAGATGGAGAGTTGATGAGGTAGAAATACCATGGAGAAACTAA
- a CDS encoding Kae1-associated kinase Bud32 has protein sequence MEKLKLLKRGAESNIYEGYFLGIHAIFKQRIRKSYRNPEIDHKINYERTILEAKLIYTALKNNINVPAVLYIDPENYLLVLEYIEGYVLKDIINDLDSESLKKLGKEIGKIAGKLHSIGIAHGDLTTNNLIKNPVTNEIFLIDFGLAKRSDDEEDFATDIHVFLRSLESVHSDYKDIIYESFLKGYEEIMGNKTSQIVNIVKDIRMRGRYIEERRKNKFNN, from the coding sequence ATGGAGAAACTAAAATTATTAAAAAGGGGGGCAGAATCTAATATATATGAGGGTTATTTTTTAGGAATTCATGCTATATTTAAGCAAAGGATAAGGAAAAGTTATAGGAATCCAGAAATAGATCATAAAATAAATTACGAAAGGACAATTTTGGAAGCTAAACTAATATACACCGCATTGAAAAATAATATAAACGTTCCTGCAGTACTATACATTGATCCAGAGAATTATCTTTTAGTTCTAGAATATATAGAAGGATATGTATTAAAGGATATAATTAATGATCTAGATTCAGAATCTTTAAAAAAGTTAGGAAAAGAGATTGGAAAGATAGCAGGTAAGCTTCACAGTATAGGAATTGCTCATGGAGACCTAACTACTAATAATCTAATAAAAAACCCAGTCACTAATGAAATTTTCTTAATAGATTTTGGGTTAGCTAAAAGATCAGATGATGAGGAAGATTTCGCAACCGATATTCATGTATTTTTAAGATCATTAGAGAGTGTTCATTCTGACTATAAAGATATTATATATGAATCTTTTTTAAAGGGATACGAGGAGATAATGGGAAATAAAACTAGTCAAATAGTAAATATAGTTAAAGATATAAGAATGAGGGGAAGATATATTGAAGAAAGACGTAAAAATAAGTTTAATAACTAA